A single genomic interval of Nocardioides palaemonis harbors:
- a CDS encoding metal-dependent transcriptional regulator, which translates to MSDLIDTTEMYLRTIYELVEEGIVPLRARIAERLHQSGPTVSQTVARMERDGLLTVQGDRHLELTDEGLLLATRVMRKHRLAERLLTDVIGLDWELVHAEACRWEHVISETVERRLLELLDHPTESPYGNPIPGLDELGDEVSEAFMADVEPLSAAARPDEAMVHVRRISEEMQKDEELMGLLRRVGALPGRSVTIARTDEGILIGSGGESAELVPDAAEHIFVSR; encoded by the coding sequence GTGAGTGACCTCATCGACACCACCGAGATGTACCTCCGCACGATCTACGAGCTCGTGGAGGAGGGGATCGTGCCGCTGCGTGCCCGGATCGCCGAGCGGCTGCACCAGTCGGGCCCCACGGTGTCGCAGACGGTCGCCCGGATGGAGCGCGACGGACTGCTGACCGTGCAGGGCGACCGCCACCTCGAGCTGACCGACGAGGGCCTGCTGCTGGCCACCCGCGTGATGCGCAAGCACCGGCTCGCCGAGCGGCTGCTCACCGACGTCATCGGCCTCGACTGGGAGCTCGTCCACGCCGAGGCGTGCCGCTGGGAGCACGTCATCTCCGAGACCGTGGAGCGGCGGCTGCTCGAGCTGCTCGACCACCCCACGGAGTCGCCCTACGGCAACCCGATCCCGGGCCTCGACGAGCTGGGCGACGAGGTGTCGGAGGCGTTCATGGCCGACGTCGAGCCGCTCTCGGCCGCCGCCCGCCCCGACGAGGCGATGGTGCACGTGCGCCGGATCTCGGAGGAGATGCAGAAGGACGAGGAGCTGATGGGCCTGCTGCGCCGCGTCGGCGCCCTGCCCGGGCGGTCGGTCACCATCGCCCGTACCGACGAGGGGATCCTCATCGGCTCAGGCGGCGAGAGCGCCGAGCTGGTGCCCGACGCGGCCGAGCACATCTTCGTGAGCCGCTGA
- a CDS encoding Sir2 family NAD-dependent protein deacetylase: MTLAALEDEALDLLADRPLVVLTGAGLSTDSGIPDYRGPGAPTRAPMTYQEFVATPEAQQRYWARSHLGWQRMGRALPNDGHRALAALDPDLLITQNVDGLHEAAGSRRLVALHGRVSEVTCLACRATSSRADLERELDALNPGWLERHGWVESRPDGDVDLDDTRDFVVPRCTCGGSLKPHVVFFGENVPPDRVARCYAAVEALGTSGAMLVAGSSLTVMSGLRFVKRAAAGGTPVVIVNRGLTRGDPLATYKLEVGCSEFLGRLVRRSLKLSGRARADMFSDPRSAGDR, encoded by the coding sequence GTGACCCTGGCCGCACTGGAGGACGAGGCCCTCGACCTGCTGGCCGACCGGCCGCTGGTCGTGCTGACCGGCGCCGGCCTCTCGACCGACTCGGGCATCCCCGACTACCGCGGCCCCGGCGCGCCGACGCGTGCGCCGATGACCTACCAGGAGTTCGTGGCGACGCCCGAGGCGCAGCAGCGCTACTGGGCGCGCAGCCACCTCGGCTGGCAGCGGATGGGACGCGCGCTGCCCAACGACGGCCACCGCGCGCTCGCGGCGCTCGACCCCGACCTGCTGATCACGCAGAACGTCGACGGCCTGCACGAGGCCGCCGGTTCGCGCCGCCTCGTCGCCCTGCACGGCCGGGTCTCGGAGGTCACCTGCCTCGCGTGCCGCGCCACGTCCTCGCGCGCCGACCTCGAGCGCGAGCTCGACGCCCTCAACCCCGGCTGGCTCGAGCGGCACGGCTGGGTGGAGTCGCGCCCCGACGGCGACGTCGACCTCGACGACACCCGTGACTTCGTGGTGCCGCGGTGCACCTGCGGCGGGTCGCTCAAGCCGCACGTGGTCTTCTTCGGCGAGAACGTCCCGCCCGACCGGGTCGCCCGCTGCTACGCCGCCGTCGAGGCGCTCGGCACCTCCGGCGCGATGCTGGTCGCCGGGTCGTCGCTGACGGTGATGAGCGGGCTGCGGTTCGTGAAGCGGGCGGCGGCCGGGGGCACACCGGTCGTCATCGTCAACCGCGGGCTCACCCGCGGCGACCCGCTGGCGACGTACAAGCTCGAGGTCGGGTGCAGCGAGTTCCTCGGGCGACTTGTCAGGCGTTCGCTGAAGTTGTCAGGCCGTGCACGGGCCGACATGTTCAGCGATCCCCGGTCAGCCGGGGATCGCTGA
- a CDS encoding DUF2277 domain-containing protein, with protein MCRNIRPLNNFEPPATRDEVTAAALQYVRKVAGTTKPSQANEEAFHAAVREIAHITQHLLDDLVTTAPPKNREVEAEKARARARVRYGA; from the coding sequence ATGTGCCGCAACATCCGCCCGCTCAACAACTTCGAGCCGCCGGCCACGCGCGACGAGGTCACCGCCGCCGCGCTGCAGTACGTCCGCAAGGTCGCCGGCACGACCAAGCCCTCGCAGGCCAACGAGGAGGCGTTCCACGCCGCGGTGCGGGAGATCGCCCACATCACCCAGCACCTGCTCGACGACCTCGTCACGACGGCGCCGCCCAAGAACCGCGAGGTCGAGGCCGAGAAGGCGCGCGCCCGCGCGCGGGTGCGGTACGGCGCGTGA
- a CDS encoding beta-propeller domain-containing protein, whose translation MARTALRRTATTFVAVGGLLAAGAIGYVLGQDPRPGGGPDASPPLVLANADLTTPASCDALLDSYVERGLDLVGPWGWGGGPVRMYAAQEGNAASGATGAARSMPTTSRSTTSGTGTNVQEAGVDESDVVKVSGSLLLRLRDGVLVAYDVSGDAPTEISSTPIADARGNGGPDDPGGELVLVGGRAVVVGTSDDGLETTLTTVNLSDPTSPSVVDATTVRGRASAVRVHGDVVRVVLQDGLPQLDFVQPDGTLGEVTARLRNRALVRDTTLADWLPTVDGEPVVDCADVAVPQDDELTLGTTTVVALDPAAPTDWTATAVATDTQVSYFSADRFYLAASPPPWWGWSECLDCGFPTRAPDGTTPIFAFALDGAQTTYVASGEVEGTIADRWSMDAVDGSLRVAVGPSSETGDWNAVVTFREEGATLVEDGRVDDLGVGEQIQSVRWFDDLAIVVTFRQVDPLYAVDLTEPSDPLLLGVLKVPGFSDYLHPLGAHRLVGMGQDASARGVLRGAQAALFDVTDLTRPRQLDIVRYGPRTVAGAGTDPRQFTWLPDRRMVLTVVSRGWTGTTGWVSVLSLDDGSMSNRMVEVEHGTDVADVRLVPLASGEVAVVTGEDVTSFDL comes from the coding sequence ATGGCTCGCACCGCTCTGCGCAGGACGGCGACGACGTTCGTCGCGGTCGGCGGCCTGCTGGCCGCCGGCGCGATCGGCTACGTCCTCGGCCAGGACCCGCGACCCGGCGGAGGGCCGGACGCGTCGCCGCCGCTCGTGCTCGCCAACGCCGACCTGACCACGCCCGCGAGCTGCGACGCGCTGCTGGACTCGTACGTCGAGCGGGGCCTCGACCTCGTCGGGCCGTGGGGCTGGGGAGGCGGCCCGGTGCGGATGTACGCCGCGCAGGAGGGCAACGCCGCCTCGGGCGCGACCGGCGCGGCCCGGTCGATGCCGACCACGTCGCGGTCCACCACGAGCGGCACAGGCACCAACGTCCAGGAGGCGGGGGTCGACGAGTCCGACGTGGTGAAGGTGTCGGGCAGCCTGCTGCTCCGTCTGCGGGATGGCGTGCTCGTCGCCTACGACGTGTCGGGCGACGCGCCGACCGAGATCTCCTCGACCCCGATCGCCGATGCCCGCGGCAACGGGGGGCCCGACGACCCCGGCGGCGAGCTGGTCCTGGTGGGCGGCCGGGCCGTGGTCGTCGGGACCTCCGACGACGGCCTCGAGACGACCCTCACGACCGTCAACCTGTCCGACCCGACCTCCCCGTCGGTCGTCGACGCGACGACCGTCCGCGGCCGCGCCTCGGCGGTCCGGGTGCACGGCGACGTCGTCCGGGTGGTGCTGCAGGACGGACTGCCGCAGCTCGACTTCGTCCAGCCCGACGGGACGCTGGGCGAGGTGACGGCGCGGCTGCGCAACCGCGCGCTGGTGCGTGACACGACCCTCGCCGACTGGCTGCCCACCGTCGACGGCGAGCCGGTGGTCGACTGCGCCGACGTCGCCGTGCCGCAGGACGACGAGCTCACCCTCGGCACCACGACCGTCGTCGCGCTCGACCCCGCAGCGCCGACGGACTGGACGGCCACGGCCGTCGCCACCGACACCCAGGTGTCGTACTTCTCCGCCGACCGGTTCTACCTCGCGGCGAGCCCGCCACCGTGGTGGGGCTGGAGCGAGTGCCTCGACTGCGGGTTCCCGACGCGCGCTCCGGACGGCACGACGCCGATCTTCGCGTTCGCCCTCGACGGCGCGCAGACGACCTACGTCGCCTCCGGCGAGGTGGAGGGCACGATCGCCGACCGCTGGTCGATGGACGCCGTCGACGGCTCGCTGCGGGTCGCGGTGGGGCCGAGCAGCGAGACCGGCGACTGGAACGCGGTCGTCACCTTCCGCGAGGAGGGCGCCACGCTCGTCGAGGACGGTCGGGTCGACGACCTCGGCGTGGGCGAGCAGATCCAGTCGGTGCGCTGGTTCGACGACCTCGCCATCGTGGTCACGTTCCGCCAGGTCGACCCGCTCTACGCCGTCGACCTCACCGAGCCCTCCGACCCGCTCCTGCTCGGCGTGCTCAAGGTGCCGGGCTTCTCCGACTACCTCCACCCGCTCGGCGCGCACCGCCTCGTCGGGATGGGCCAGGACGCGTCCGCGCGCGGGGTGCTGAGGGGCGCCCAGGCCGCGCTCTTCGACGTCACCGACCTGACCCGCCCGCGCCAGCTCGACATCGTGCGCTACGGCCCGCGGACCGTGGCCGGCGCCGGCACGGACCCGCGCCAGTTCACCTGGCTCCCCGACCGGCGAATGGTCCTCACCGTCGTGTCGCGCGGGTGGACCGGCACCACCGGCTGGGTCTCGGTGCTGTCGCTCGACGACGGGTCGATGTCCAACCGGATGGTCGAGGTCGAGCACGGCACCGACGTGGCCGACGTACGCCTCGTGCCGCTCGCCTCGGGCGAGGTCGCGGTGGTGACCGGCGAGGACGTGACCTCCTTCGACCTCTGA
- a CDS encoding saccharopine dehydrogenase family protein gives MSEPRTPDRPFDVVLFGATGFTGGLTADYLAAHAPEGLRWAIAGRNPDKLEAVRERLGVDVEVLVADSTDDAALADVARRARVVVSTVGPYLQHGAPLVAACAEAGTDYLDLTGEPEFVDRMYLEHHRTAERTGARLVHACGFDSVPHDLGAYFTVQQLPSDEPITLRGVVRSAGTFSGGTFHSALDQFARARDMKRTYAARRRAEGRPDDGRSSRSVGGRPHRDPVLGYWLLPLPTIDPIVVARSGAALEAYGPRFRYSHFAGTKTLRYAAGGAVGVGALSLAAQVGPLRDFLKGKVPQGSGPDASRREKSWFTVDFVGEAGDRTVRTRVAGGDPGYTETAKMLAEAAMCLALDDTPQTAGQVTPAVAMGDALLARLQAAGITFTVVD, from the coding sequence ATGAGCGAGCCCCGCACCCCGGACCGCCCCTTCGACGTGGTGCTCTTCGGCGCCACCGGGTTCACCGGGGGCCTCACCGCCGACTACCTCGCCGCCCACGCGCCCGAGGGCCTGCGCTGGGCCATCGCCGGGCGCAACCCCGACAAGCTCGAGGCCGTGCGCGAGCGGCTCGGGGTCGACGTCGAGGTGCTGGTCGCGGACTCCACCGACGACGCCGCGCTGGCCGACGTCGCGCGCCGCGCCCGCGTCGTCGTGAGCACCGTCGGTCCCTACCTCCAGCACGGTGCGCCGCTGGTCGCCGCGTGCGCCGAGGCCGGCACCGACTACCTCGACCTCACCGGCGAGCCGGAGTTCGTCGACCGGATGTACCTCGAGCACCACCGCACCGCCGAGCGCACCGGCGCCCGCCTCGTGCACGCCTGCGGCTTCGACTCCGTGCCGCACGACCTCGGGGCGTACTTCACCGTCCAGCAGCTGCCGTCCGACGAGCCGATCACGCTGCGCGGCGTGGTCCGCTCCGCCGGCACGTTCTCCGGCGGCACGTTCCACTCCGCCCTCGACCAGTTCGCCCGGGCGCGTGACATGAAGCGCACCTACGCCGCCCGTCGCCGCGCCGAGGGGCGCCCGGACGACGGGCGCTCGTCGCGCTCGGTCGGCGGCCGCCCGCACCGCGACCCGGTCCTGGGCTACTGGCTGCTCCCGCTGCCGACCATCGACCCGATCGTGGTCGCCCGCAGCGGCGCCGCGCTCGAGGCGTACGGCCCGCGGTTCCGGTACTCGCACTTCGCCGGCACCAAGACCCTGCGGTACGCCGCCGGCGGGGCCGTGGGCGTCGGCGCGCTGTCGCTCGCGGCGCAGGTGGGCCCGCTGCGTGACTTCCTGAAGGGCAAGGTGCCGCAGGGGTCGGGACCCGACGCGTCCCGCCGGGAGAAGTCGTGGTTCACCGTCGACTTCGTCGGCGAGGCGGGCGACCGCACGGTCCGCACGCGGGTGGCGGGCGGCGACCCGGGCTACACCGAGACGGCCAAGATGCTCGCCGAGGCGGCGATGTGCCTCGCGCTCGACGACACCCCGCAGACCGCCGGCCAGGTGACGCCGGCGGTCGCGATGGGCGACGCGCTGCTCGCCCGCCTGCAGGCGGCGGGGATCACGTTCACCGTCGTCGACTGA
- a CDS encoding sensor histidine kinase: MRISTWVWLLPSALYVVLTCVGSVLLQPAALPGWAVAAALASTLAAAVVAGHGERTGRHGAGWVVLVLLLVAAACVHGFDGAAIGSSLLLTGMPAGWTAFERGARGAAAGAVGIWTVAATPYVSGQGHDRDTLQRWDDVVAGIGLTAMVLLTWYVGRVLRQAQSDLVQRSRSLEREAATTRAIFESVDVALAVFLPGDHVLVNAPAAGLGHGLVVQPATARQQATASQFEVVDADGVTVTAPAAQAVLRAQRGEEFSGLVQWTGPREARRAMVCSSRRIRLEGTCEEGSVGTVFVAWDASESLDAARVRDEFLGTLTHELRTPLTAIVGYLDLHDELDLGSSDGAAHTYLDGVRRNVRALADHIEDLLLTARPEALSTGLVDVAALARSAVDAAAERARTAGLDLTLDGPATMAAFANDVAVRQVLDHLIDNALTYTESGGVRVDVARCAVPFGGDADAGPGFTVSVTDTGIGMTEHELARVFDRFYRTEAAVQRVLPGLGMGLAVTKQLVAAHGGTITAQSTPGAGSRFQVTIPPLPPEASAT, translated from the coding sequence ATGCGGATCTCGACGTGGGTGTGGCTGCTGCCCAGCGCGCTCTACGTCGTGCTGACCTGCGTCGGCAGCGTCCTGCTCCAGCCAGCCGCCCTGCCGGGGTGGGCCGTGGCCGCCGCCCTGGCCTCGACGCTGGCCGCCGCCGTGGTGGCCGGGCACGGCGAGCGGACCGGTCGGCACGGGGCCGGATGGGTCGTCCTCGTGCTCCTTCTCGTGGCGGCCGCGTGCGTGCACGGCTTCGACGGCGCCGCCATCGGCTCGTCGCTCCTGCTGACCGGCATGCCGGCCGGGTGGACCGCGTTCGAGCGCGGCGCCCGCGGCGCGGCGGCCGGTGCCGTCGGGATCTGGACCGTTGCCGCCACGCCGTACGTGTCCGGTCAGGGCCACGACCGCGACACCCTCCAGCGCTGGGACGACGTGGTCGCGGGCATCGGGCTCACCGCGATGGTCCTCCTGACCTGGTACGTCGGCCGTGTGCTGCGGCAGGCCCAGTCCGACCTGGTCCAGCGCTCGCGCAGCCTCGAGCGCGAGGCCGCGACCACCCGCGCGATCTTCGAGTCGGTCGACGTGGCGCTCGCGGTCTTCCTGCCCGGTGACCACGTGCTCGTCAACGCCCCCGCAGCGGGGCTGGGCCACGGGCTGGTGGTCCAGCCGGCCACGGCGCGGCAGCAGGCGACAGCGTCGCAGTTCGAGGTCGTCGACGCCGACGGGGTCACGGTCACGGCGCCCGCCGCGCAGGCGGTGCTGCGCGCGCAGCGCGGCGAGGAGTTCTCGGGGCTGGTCCAGTGGACCGGGCCGCGGGAGGCCCGGCGCGCGATGGTCTGCAGCTCGCGGCGGATCCGGCTGGAGGGCACGTGCGAGGAGGGGAGCGTGGGGACGGTGTTCGTCGCCTGGGACGCGTCCGAGAGCCTCGACGCCGCCCGGGTGCGCGACGAGTTCCTCGGCACGCTCACCCACGAGCTGCGCACGCCGCTGACGGCCATCGTCGGCTACCTCGACCTGCACGACGAGCTCGACCTCGGCTCGTCGGACGGCGCCGCGCACACCTACCTCGACGGCGTACGCCGCAACGTGCGCGCGCTCGCCGACCACATCGAGGACCTGCTCCTCACCGCCCGGCCGGAGGCGCTCAGCACCGGGCTCGTCGACGTGGCTGCGCTCGCCCGGTCCGCGGTCGACGCGGCCGCCGAGCGCGCGCGGACCGCAGGGCTCGACCTGACGCTCGACGGGCCGGCGACCATGGCGGCCTTCGCCAACGACGTGGCCGTGCGCCAGGTGCTCGACCACCTCATCGACAACGCGCTCACCTACACCGAGAGCGGCGGCGTGCGGGTCGACGTCGCGCGGTGCGCCGTGCCGTTCGGCGGGGACGCCGACGCAGGGCCCGGCTTCACCGTGTCGGTGACCGACACCGGGATCGGGATGACCGAGCACGAGCTGGCCCGGGTCTTCGACCGGTTCTACCGCACCGAGGCAGCCGTCCAGCGGGTCCTGCCGGGGCTGGGCATGGGCCTCGCCGTCACCAAGCAGCTCGTCGCCGCCCACGGCGGCACCATCACCGCGCAGAGCACCCCGGGCGCGGGCTCGCGCTTCCAGGTCACGATCCCGCCGCTGCCGCCCGAGGCGTCCGCCACCTGA
- a CDS encoding SulP family inorganic anion transporter: protein MPAAAPSSLTPAPDDTSVLAALRSPARLRTEALAGLVVALALIPEAISFSIIAGVDPRVGLFASFTMAVAIAFLGGRPAMISAATGAVALVVAPVVREHGLDFLVATVLLGGAIQVALGLLGVARLMRFVPRQVMVGFVNALAILIFLAQLPHLVDVPWAVYPMVAVGIAVIVGLPRLTTAVPSPLVAIVVLTAYALATGTGVPDVGDEGRLPDSLPTLGLPGVPWTLETLRIIAPYAVAMALVGLLESLLTAKLVDDITDTPSDKTREAWGQGGANLVTGLFGGMGGCAMIGQTMINVKASGARTRLSTFLAGTFLLVLVVGFGDVVALIPMAALVAVMVMVSVGTFDWHSVRPATLRRMPRSETTVMLVTVVVTVATHNLAIGVGVGVLTAMTLFARRVAHVTDVRRELVEDADGSVTAVYRVTGELFFASSNDLYTQFDYAHDPDRVAIDLSAAHVWDASTVAALDAITTKYARRGAHVEITGLDPASAERHARLSGSLPAH from the coding sequence GTGCCTGCTGCTGCCCCATCGTCCCTGACGCCCGCGCCCGACGACACGTCGGTGCTCGCTGCGCTCCGCTCGCCCGCCCGCCTGCGCACCGAGGCGCTGGCCGGCCTCGTGGTCGCGCTCGCCCTGATCCCGGAGGCGATCTCGTTCTCGATCATCGCCGGGGTGGACCCGCGGGTCGGGCTGTTCGCGTCGTTCACGATGGCCGTCGCGATCGCGTTCCTCGGCGGGCGGCCGGCGATGATCTCGGCGGCGACCGGCGCGGTCGCGCTGGTCGTCGCACCGGTCGTGCGCGAGCACGGCCTGGACTTCCTGGTCGCCACCGTGCTGCTCGGCGGCGCGATCCAGGTCGCGCTGGGCCTGCTCGGCGTGGCCCGGCTGATGCGATTCGTCCCGCGCCAGGTGATGGTCGGCTTCGTCAACGCGCTGGCGATCCTGATCTTCCTCGCCCAGCTGCCGCACCTCGTGGACGTCCCGTGGGCGGTCTACCCGATGGTGGCAGTCGGGATCGCGGTCATCGTCGGCCTCCCCCGCCTCACCACCGCCGTGCCCTCGCCCCTGGTCGCGATCGTCGTGCTCACGGCGTACGCCCTCGCCACCGGGACGGGCGTCCCCGACGTCGGGGACGAGGGTCGCCTGCCCGACAGCCTCCCGACGCTCGGGCTGCCGGGCGTGCCGTGGACGCTCGAGACGCTGCGGATCATCGCGCCCTACGCGGTCGCGATGGCGCTCGTCGGCCTGCTCGAGTCGCTGCTCACCGCCAAGCTGGTCGACGACATCACCGACACGCCGTCCGACAAGACGCGCGAGGCGTGGGGCCAGGGCGGCGCCAACCTCGTCACCGGTCTCTTCGGCGGCATGGGCGGCTGCGCGATGATCGGCCAGACGATGATCAACGTGAAGGCGTCCGGCGCCCGCACCCGGCTCTCGACCTTCCTCGCCGGCACCTTCCTGCTCGTGCTCGTGGTCGGCTTCGGCGACGTCGTGGCGCTGATCCCGATGGCCGCGCTGGTCGCGGTGATGGTGATGGTGTCGGTCGGCACCTTCGACTGGCACTCGGTCCGCCCTGCGACGCTGCGCCGGATGCCGCGCTCCGAGACGACCGTCATGCTCGTCACGGTCGTGGTCACGGTCGCCACCCACAACCTCGCCATCGGCGTCGGCGTGGGCGTGCTGACCGCGATGACCCTCTTCGCCCGCCGCGTCGCCCACGTCACCGACGTGCGGCGCGAGCTGGTCGAGGACGCGGACGGCTCGGTGACCGCGGTCTACCGCGTCACCGGCGAGCTGTTCTTCGCCTCCAGCAACGACCTCTACACGCAGTTCGACTACGCCCACGACCCCGACCGCGTGGCGATCGACCTGTCCGCCGCCCACGTGTGGGACGCCTCGACCGTCGCGGCGCTCGACGCGATCACCACGAAGTACGCCCGCCGCGGCGCCCACGTGGAGATCACCGGCCTCGACCCGGCCAGCGCCGAGCGCCACGCCCGGCTCTCAGGCTCGCTCCCCGCGCACTGA
- a CDS encoding MerR family transcriptional regulator — MTEQATMHIGEVAARTDLSLRSLRHWEEVGLLRPSGRTDGGFRLYTEDDVDKILVIRRMKPLGFSIEEMKAVMADIELLDAAEPTPGEREAARERLGAVGEDAAARRERLVSQLAMADEFIGLLEARRG, encoded by the coding sequence ATGACCGAGCAGGCGACGATGCACATCGGCGAGGTCGCCGCGCGCACCGATCTCTCCCTGCGCAGCCTGCGCCACTGGGAGGAGGTCGGGCTGCTCCGCCCGTCGGGCCGCACGGACGGCGGCTTCCGGCTCTACACCGAGGACGACGTCGACAAGATCCTCGTCATCCGCCGGATGAAGCCGCTCGGCTTCAGCATCGAGGAGATGAAGGCGGTGATGGCCGACATCGAGCTGCTCGACGCCGCCGAGCCGACGCCGGGGGAGCGCGAGGCTGCCCGCGAGCGGCTCGGGGCGGTCGGCGAGGACGCCGCGGCGCGGCGCGAGCGCCTGGTGTCCCAGCTCGCGATGGCCGACGAGTTCATCGGGTTGCTGGAGGCCCGCCGGGGCTGA
- a CDS encoding LCP family protein — MSDESRPESTDSAPKRRGKAARKHTVGRVILISAVVLALVTGLSTIYFVRHLNGNIESIDTSDLGDRPEEVYTGNGQPLDILVMGSDSRDCDGCGIDSEGGGGSDTSILVHLSADRSRAYAVSIPRDSIVDRPEDGCDSPAETDVMWNAAYSIGGPTCTLRQLEEMTGIHVEHFIVVDFASFGSMVDAVGGVDVCVPEDIVDKPHQIFVPKGNPSTLTGDEALDYVRARYVGDQLQQNDISRIRRQQEFIGALVRQVKSAGTLTRLDKVVKFLDAATKGLTTDSEFDSVTRLGKVAMQLQSIGLDKVHFVTLPTAYFTRDSEFWGKVYWTPEAEQIWKLINEDKELPARLLKGTSVSAAPPAGSESPSPSAGGSESPSQTPSETPSETPSETPSETPSETTSETPTPTTPTETTAPEDQIFGVCA; from the coding sequence GTGTCCGATGAGTCGCGCCCGGAGTCGACCGACTCCGCACCCAAGCGCCGGGGCAAGGCAGCCCGCAAGCACACCGTCGGACGGGTCATCCTGATCAGCGCCGTCGTGCTCGCGCTCGTGACCGGACTCAGCACCATCTACTTCGTGCGCCACCTCAACGGCAACATCGAGAGCATCGACACCAGCGACCTCGGGGACCGCCCCGAGGAGGTCTACACCGGCAACGGCCAGCCGCTCGACATCCTCGTGATGGGCTCCGACTCCCGCGACTGCGACGGCTGCGGCATCGACTCCGAGGGTGGAGGCGGGTCCGACACCAGCATCCTGGTGCACCTCTCCGCCGACCGGTCCCGGGCGTACGCCGTCTCGATCCCGCGCGACTCCATCGTCGACCGCCCCGAGGACGGCTGCGACTCGCCCGCGGAGACCGACGTGATGTGGAACGCCGCCTACAGCATCGGCGGACCCACCTGCACGCTCCGCCAGCTCGAGGAGATGACGGGGATCCACGTCGAGCACTTCATCGTCGTCGACTTCGCCAGCTTCGGCTCGATGGTCGACGCCGTCGGTGGTGTCGACGTGTGCGTGCCCGAGGACATCGTCGACAAGCCGCACCAGATCTTCGTGCCCAAGGGGAACCCGTCGACCCTCACCGGCGACGAGGCGCTCGACTACGTCCGCGCCCGGTACGTCGGGGACCAGCTGCAGCAGAACGACATCTCCCGCATCCGCCGCCAGCAGGAGTTCATCGGGGCGCTCGTGCGCCAGGTGAAGTCCGCGGGCACCCTCACTCGGCTCGACAAGGTCGTGAAGTTCCTCGACGCCGCCACCAAGGGCCTGACCACGGACTCCGAGTTCGACTCGGTCACCCGCCTCGGCAAGGTCGCGATGCAGCTGCAGAGCATCGGGCTCGACAAGGTCCACTTCGTCACGCTGCCGACCGCCTACTTCACGCGCGACTCCGAGTTCTGGGGCAAGGTCTACTGGACGCCCGAGGCCGAGCAGATCTGGAAGCTGATCAACGAGGACAAGGAGCTTCCGGCGCGCCTGCTCAAGGGCACCTCGGTGAGCGCGGCGCCGCCGGCTGGCTCGGAGTCGCCGTCGCCGTCCGCGGGCGGCTCCGAGTCACCGAGCCAGACTCCCTCCGAGACCCCGAGCGAGACCCCGAGCGAGACCCCCTCGGAGACCCCCAGCGAGACCACGTCGGAGACCCCGACGCCCACGACGCCCACCGAGACCACGGCGCCGGAGGACCAGATCTTCGGGGTGTGTGCGTGA
- a CDS encoding MscL family protein, whose amino-acid sequence MTGFKNFILRGNLVELAVAVIIGTSFAAVVTAFTEMLLSAIGRVTNGSEVNFDTLKPGGVLVGPFLTALVAFLILAAVVYFFVVVPYTKAKDRFFPAEPAGTPADVALLEEIRDLLKAQGGTTPTA is encoded by the coding sequence ATGACCGGCTTCAAGAACTTCATCCTCCGCGGCAACCTGGTCGAGCTGGCCGTCGCGGTCATCATCGGCACGTCGTTCGCCGCGGTCGTCACGGCCTTCACCGAGATGCTGCTGTCCGCCATCGGGCGTGTGACGAACGGCTCCGAGGTCAACTTCGACACCCTCAAGCCAGGCGGCGTCCTCGTCGGCCCGTTCCTCACCGCGCTGGTCGCGTTCCTCATCCTGGCCGCGGTCGTCTACTTCTTCGTGGTCGTGCCCTACACCAAGGCCAAGGACCGCTTCTTCCCCGCCGAGCCCGCCGGCACCCCCGCCGACGTCGCGCTGCTCGAGGAGATCCGCGACCTGCTCAAGGCGCAGGGCGGCACCACCCCCACCGCCTGA
- a CDS encoding SAF domain-containing protein, translating into MLPGLPPARRRLRAVRHQLRRRRRLIAAALAATAVASGLHALAPPPSPSVAVLVAARDLPAGTTLATDDLVAREFPEALVPSGAVRAGAGRVLAAPLSSGEVLTDARVVGPGLAEAQPGETVLPVRLPDPGMAALLRPGDEVDLVATDPGTGESRVVARDVRVLTGTADVPEAPTGQGGALVVVGLSAAEAVSVTSASLAQFLTVSWSR; encoded by the coding sequence ATGCTCCCGGGACTCCCGCCGGCCCGCCGCCGGCTGCGCGCCGTACGCCACCAGCTCCGTCGGCGCCGACGGCTGATCGCCGCTGCCCTGGCCGCCACGGCCGTCGCCTCGGGCCTCCATGCGCTCGCACCGCCCCCGTCCCCCAGCGTCGCGGTGCTCGTCGCCGCGCGCGACCTGCCCGCAGGGACGACGCTCGCGACCGACGACCTGGTGGCGCGCGAGTTCCCGGAGGCGCTCGTCCCGTCGGGCGCTGTGCGCGCGGGCGCCGGGCGGGTGCTCGCCGCTCCCCTGTCGTCGGGCGAGGTGCTCACGGACGCGCGGGTGGTCGGCCCCGGCCTCGCCGAGGCCCAGCCCGGCGAGACGGTGCTGCCGGTGCGGCTGCCCGACCCCGGCATGGCCGCACTGCTGCGCCCCGGCGACGAGGTCGACCTGGTCGCCACCGATCCCGGCACCGGGGAGTCGCGCGTGGTCGCCCGCGACGTCCGCGTCCTGACCGGCACCGCGGACGTCCCCGAGGCGCCGACCGGCCAGGGCGGCGCGCTCGTGGTGGTCGGGCTGTCCGCGGCCGAGGCCGTCAGCGTGACGTCCGCGTCGCTGGCACAGTTCCTGACGGTGTCGTGGAGCCGCTAG